The following proteins come from a genomic window of Haloplasma contractile SSD-17B:
- a CDS encoding leucine-rich repeat domain-containing protein, with translation MKNYTFIDKKQYVLENNDTVSLLEHAIFKGTKNERFVLIKFINNHTKTLKELEFEVTQLNDANKKIKKSVYKYNDLKVKGKEIFIPSSKIKLNDNCKKIECKLLQVNFDAMDPNNEVNINNNVFKSKILHIKEIKVGKRYSSIILPIFLSFLLIYLVSVNFNTYYKKHTKMNDYFDYKVNYDDTITITKYNGSDRTVIIPDYYDQKKVVKIEDETFKNSLIRSVTIDADDIEIGDEAFANSLLLQNVTGSSITKIGENAFKNNFLLESIKFERVDKIKKGAFYNARRLKTLDVTKVNETTIDYQAFYKSGLRNYQLQDGLETYNNVLINVAPNLKSITLAEKHNIKSIDVNAFKNSTYTLEDLTINIEDITLEKDIFANTKIKFLKLHPQIKLSEATLHPIQMSLEEIEMPIIGTQFKDIFANGNNNIKKVKIVGTNTVPQSYFQSCFMLEEIYISPTINDIKNNAFDQCYSLKILSIPNYEKSLNFYGNFPNLEELNVLERDFNYILVDHYIDGFKHLKSVTFPDNITKTKTNVINNSPALKEVVFPKSIESIEGALIGENCTNLERLVIPFIGHNILVPMNYSELNKSYKYTGEVVVLKGFKMDVETFSSTNNSIEKLTFEGELTGQLESSLRNLQNISYLNMKQNELEYVGSLFTTEDVNKENDQSFWPKGLTTVILNNKKVN, from the coding sequence GTGAAGAACTATACTTTTATTGATAAAAAACAATATGTATTAGAAAATAATGATACTGTATCTTTATTAGAACATGCCATATTTAAAGGGACTAAGAACGAAAGATTTGTTCTAATAAAGTTTATTAATAATCACACTAAGACTTTAAAGGAATTAGAGTTTGAAGTTACACAATTAAATGATGCTAATAAAAAAATTAAGAAAAGTGTTTATAAATATAATGACTTAAAAGTTAAAGGTAAAGAAATATTTATACCATCTTCTAAAATTAAATTAAACGATAATTGTAAAAAGATAGAATGCAAACTATTACAAGTTAATTTTGATGCTATGGATCCGAACAATGAAGTAAATATTAATAATAATGTGTTTAAATCTAAAATTCTTCATATCAAAGAAATCAAGGTTGGTAAACGATATTCATCAATTATTTTACCGATTTTTCTATCGTTTTTATTAATATATTTAGTTTCTGTTAACTTTAATACTTATTATAAAAAACATACTAAGATGAATGATTATTTTGATTATAAAGTAAATTATGACGATACAATAACAATAACTAAGTATAATGGTTCTGATCGAACTGTTATTATTCCAGATTATTATGATCAAAAGAAGGTAGTTAAGATTGAAGATGAAACATTTAAAAATAGTTTGATAAGATCAGTTACAATAGACGCAGATGACATTGAGATTGGTGATGAAGCCTTCGCAAATTCATTATTACTTCAAAATGTAACTGGATCATCAATAACAAAAATAGGTGAAAATGCCTTTAAAAATAATTTTTTATTAGAATCTATTAAATTTGAACGTGTAGATAAAATCAAAAAAGGAGCTTTTTATAACGCTAGGAGACTCAAAACCTTAGATGTTACTAAAGTAAATGAAACAACGATTGATTATCAAGCATTTTATAAAAGTGGTCTAAGAAATTATCAACTACAGGATGGTTTAGAAACTTATAATAATGTTTTGATTAATGTTGCACCTAATTTAAAGTCAATTACATTAGCTGAAAAACATAATATCAAATCGATTGATGTTAACGCCTTTAAAAATTCTACTTATACCTTAGAGGATTTGACTATTAATATTGAAGACATAACCCTTGAAAAGGATATTTTTGCTAATACTAAAATTAAATTTTTAAAACTTCATCCGCAAATTAAACTATCAGAAGCTACATTACATCCCATACAAATGTCATTAGAGGAAATTGAAATGCCGATTATTGGAACACAGTTTAAAGACATTTTTGCCAACGGTAACAATAATATTAAAAAAGTTAAAATTGTCGGAACTAATACTGTACCACAATCCTATTTTCAATCATGTTTTATGTTGGAAGAGATATACATAAGCCCAACAATAAATGATATTAAGAATAATGCATTTGATCAATGTTACAGTTTAAAAATATTGTCGATTCCCAATTATGAAAAAAGTCTAAATTTTTATGGTAATTTCCCTAATTTAGAGGAATTAAATGTATTAGAAAGGGATTTTAATTATATTCTAGTGGATCATTATATTGATGGTTTTAAACACCTGAAATCAGTTACATTTCCTGATAATATTACTAAAACCAAAACTAACGTAATTAATAATTCTCCAGCTTTAAAAGAGGTAGTATTTCCTAAAAGTATTGAGTCAATTGAGGGAGCTTTGATTGGTGAAAACTGCACTAATTTAGAAAGATTGGTGATTCCATTTATTGGTCATAATATTTTAGTTCCAATGAATTACTCAGAGTTAAATAAATCATATAAATATACAGGGGAAGTAGTTGTATTAAAGGGTTTTAAAATGGATGTTGAAACATTTTCATCCACAAATAATAGCATTGAAAAACTAACCTTTGAAGGTGAATTAACGGGGCAACTAGAAAGTAGTTTAAGAAATCTACAGAATATTAGTTATTTAAACATGAAACAAAATGAACTTGAATATGTAGGTAGTTTATTTACAACAGAAGATGTAAATAAAGAAAATGATCAGTCATTTTGGCCAAAAGGTTTAACAACTGTTATATTAAATAATAAAAAGGTGAATTAA